One Salvia splendens isolate huo1 chromosome 12, SspV2, whole genome shotgun sequence genomic window carries:
- the LOC121757533 gene encoding sphinganine C4-monooxygenase 1-like yields the protein MLGIEMMNGVKVSDEILGTFAPIIVYWLYSGIYILLGSLDDYRLHTRKDEDEKNLVSKSDVVKGVLLQQAVQAVVASLLFTITGSDSNPAHAQVTSLIVLARQFLVGMMVLDTWQYFMHRYMHQNKFLYKHIHSQHHRLVVPYAFGALYNHPVEGLLLDTVGGALSFLVSGMSPRASIFFFSFATLKTVDDHCGLWLPGNLFHLLFRNNSAYHDIHHQLYGNKYNFSQPFFVMWDRILGTYMPYSLEKNVNGGFEARPSKEYKED from the exons ATGTTAGGTATTGAGATGATGAATGGTGTCAAAGTCTCGGACGAAATATTGGGGACATTCGCGCCGATTATCGTCTACTGGCTGTATTCGGGGATTTACATCTTGCTAGGCTCACTCGACGATTATAGGCTGCACACGCGCAAGGATGAAGATGAGAAGAATTTGGTGTCCAAGAGCGATGTCGTCAAAGGCGTGCTCCTCCAGCAGGCGGTTCAGGCCGTCGTCGCCTCCCTTCTCTTCACC ATTACTGGAAGCGACAGCAATCCTGCGCACGCTCAGGTGACTTCCCTCATTGTTCTTGCTCGGCAATTCTTGGTTGGGATGATGGTGTTAGATACCTGGCAGTACTTCATGCACCGCTACATGCACCAAAACAAGTTCTTGTACAAGCACATCCATTCTCAACATCACCGGCTGGTTGTCCCTTATGCGTTTGGAGCTCTGTACAACCACCCTGTTGAAGGCCTACTTCTGGACACAGTAGGTGGTGCTCTATCCTTCCTTGTATCAGGCATGTCTCCTCGGGCTTCGATCTTCTTTTTTTCGTTTGCTACCCTCAAAACAGTCGATGATCACTGTGGGCTATGGCTACCGGGCAATCTCTTCCACCTTCTCTTTAGAAACAACTCTGCCTATCACGATATCCACCACCAGCTCTACGGCAATAAGTACAACTTTTCCCAGCCATTCTTTGTGATGTGGGATAGGATCCTCGGTACTTACATGCCGTATTCGCTTGAGAAGAATGTCAACGGGGGCTTCGAAGCACGACCCTCTAAAGAATACAAGGAAGACTGA
- the LOC121759302 gene encoding probable hexosyltransferase MUCI70 isoform X2 yields MHWWFGNKSQIQNEKHLLATRRGRKFGRISTKMLLLAVLFLIYFVYFGVKMHLYVFLEETEEETKVNSVPELRRNVSNYVTKQPKKPHRQRYFPCEVPFLDSVTYLQEPEDNVKLARFSLRYLEREQGILPSEARFGGHQTFMDREKSFHATNQTIHCGFVRGPDGFPSTGFDLDEEDKKFMNACKIVVSSCIFGSFDFLRRPTSKLISEYSKKNVCFVMFVDAQTLAKLSSEGNIPDERGNIGLWRIVVVKNLPYEDMRKTGKVPKFLSHRLFPSSRFSIWVDSKLRLNADPMLIIEYFLWRAGSEYAISNHYTRHCVWEEVLQNKRLNKYNHSVIDEQFHFYQSDGLTKYDLSDPDIHLPSFVPEGSFIVRAHTAMSNMFSCLWFNEVDRFTSRDQLSFAYTYLKLRRLNPDKPLYLNMFKDCERRGITKLFHHRTET; encoded by the exons ATGCATTGGTGGTTTGGAAACAAGTCGCAGATTCAAAATGAGAAACATTTGCTGGCTACTCGCCGAGGAAGGAAGTTTGGTCGGATTTCTACAAAAATGTTGTTACTTGCTGTCCTCTTCTTGATATATTTCGTATACTTTGGGGTAAAGATGCATTTATATG TTTTTTTGGAAGAGACCGAGGAAGAAACCAAGGTGAATAGCGTTCCAGAGCTACGGAGGAATGTATCAAATTATGTAACAAAGCAACCAAAAAAACCGCATAGGCAGC GCTACTTTCCTTGTGAGGTACCTTTTCTTGATTCCGTTACTTACCTCCAAGAGCCTGAGGATAATGTGAAGCTCGCTCGTTTTTCCTTGAGGTATCTTGAAAGAGAGCAGGGGATCCTTCCTAGTGAAGCACGATTTGGAGGACATCAGACTTTTATGGATAGAGAGAAATCCTTCCATGCAACTAATCAAACTATTCATTGTGGCTTTGTGAGAGGACCTGATGGATTTCCAAGCACTGGGTTTGATTTGGATGAGGAGGATAAAAAGTTTATGAATGCTTGTAAAATTGTTGTATCCTCATGCATCTTTGGGAGCTTTGACTTTTTGAGAAGACCAACTAGCAAATTG ATCAGTGAGTACTCCAAGAAAAATGTTTGCTTTGTTATGTTTGTTGATGCACAAACTCTAGCTAAGCTCTCATCCGAAGGAAATATTCCTGACGAAAGAGGTAACATTGGGTTATGGAGGATAGTTGTTGTGAAGAACTTACCATATGAAGATATGCGGAAAACTGGAAAGGTGCCAAAATTTTTGTCGCATCGCCTTTTCCCGTCTTCTAG GTTTTCTATTTGGGTTGATAGTAAGTTGCGCCTTAATGCTGATCCAATGCTGATCATAGAGTACTTTTTGTGGCGAGCGGGTTCAGAATATGCTATTTCTAATCATTATACTCGTCATTGTGTTTGGGAGGAAGTGCTCCAAAATAAACGGCTAAATAAGTACAATCACTCTGTTATTGACGAGCAGTTCCATTTTTATCAGTCTGATGGTCTAACCAAGTATGACTTGTCAGACCCGGATATTCATCTTCCAAGCT TTGTGCCTGAAGGATCATTCATTGTCAGGGCACATACAGCAATGTCAAACATGTTTTCATGCCTTTGGTTCAATGAAGTTGATCGATTTACATCACGTGATCAGCTGAGCTTTGCATATACGTACTTGAAGTTGAGAAGGCTGAATCCTGACAAACCTTTGTATTTGAATATGTTCAAG GATTGTGAACGCAGAGGAATCACAAAGTTGTTCCATCATAGAACAGAGACGTAG
- the LOC121758806 gene encoding 40S ribosomal protein S9-2-like, whose amino-acid sequence MVHVSFYRNYGKTFKKPRRPYEKERLDAELKLVGEYGLRCKRELWRVQYALSRIRNNARNLLTLDEKDPRRIFEGEALLRRMNRYGLLDESQNKLDYVLSLTVENFLERRLQTLVFKAGMAKSIHHARVLIRQRHIRVGRQVVNVPSFLVRVDSQKHIDFSLTSPFGGGRPGRVKRRNQKAAAKKASGGRPGRVKRRNQKAAAKKASGGDGDEDDEE is encoded by the exons ATGGTGCACGTCTCGTTTTACCGCAATT ATGGGAAGACATTTAAGAAGCCTCGTCGTCCTTATGAGAAGGAGAGACTTGATGCTGAGTTAAAGCTTGTTGGAGAGTATGGCTTGAGGTGCAAAAGGGAGCTATGGAGGGTTCAGTATGCTTTGAGTCGTATTAGGAACAATGCTAGAAATCTTTTGACCCTTGATGAAAAGGATCCCCGTCGTATTTTCGAGGGTGAGGCCCTGTTGAGGAGGATGAACAGGTATGGCCTGCTGGATGAGAGCCAGAACAAGCTCGATTATGTCCTGTCCCTCACCGTGGAGAACTTTCTTGAGCGCCGTCTCCAAACTTTAGTCTTCAAGGCAGGCATGGCCAAGTCTATTCACCATGCTAGAGTGCTGATCAGGCAGAGGCACATCAG GGTTGGGAGGCAGGTTGTAAATGTCCCTTCTTTCCTTGTTAGAGTTGACTCCCAGAAACACATTGATTTCTCTCTCACTAGTCCGTTTGGCGGTGGTCGCCCTGGAAGAGTGAAGCGAAGGAACCAAAAGGCAGCTGCAAAGAAGGCTTCTGGTG GTCGCCCTGGAAGAGTGAAGCGAAGGAACCAAAAGGCAGCTGCAAAGAAGGCTTCTGGTGGTGATGGAGATGAGGATGATGAAGAGTGA
- the LOC121759302 gene encoding probable hexosyltransferase MUCI70 isoform X1 → MHWWFGNKSQIQNEKHLLATRRGRKFGRISTKMLLLAVLFLIYFVYFGVKMHLYETVFLEETEEETKVNSVPELRRNVSNYVTKQPKKPHRQRYFPCEVPFLDSVTYLQEPEDNVKLARFSLRYLEREQGILPSEARFGGHQTFMDREKSFHATNQTIHCGFVRGPDGFPSTGFDLDEEDKKFMNACKIVVSSCIFGSFDFLRRPTSKLISEYSKKNVCFVMFVDAQTLAKLSSEGNIPDERGNIGLWRIVVVKNLPYEDMRKTGKVPKFLSHRLFPSSRFSIWVDSKLRLNADPMLIIEYFLWRAGSEYAISNHYTRHCVWEEVLQNKRLNKYNHSVIDEQFHFYQSDGLTKYDLSDPDIHLPSFVPEGSFIVRAHTAMSNMFSCLWFNEVDRFTSRDQLSFAYTYLKLRRLNPDKPLYLNMFKDCERRGITKLFHHRTET, encoded by the exons ATGCATTGGTGGTTTGGAAACAAGTCGCAGATTCAAAATGAGAAACATTTGCTGGCTACTCGCCGAGGAAGGAAGTTTGGTCGGATTTCTACAAAAATGTTGTTACTTGCTGTCCTCTTCTTGATATATTTCGTATACTTTGGGGTAAAGATGCATTTATATG AGACAGTTTTTTTGGAAGAGACCGAGGAAGAAACCAAGGTGAATAGCGTTCCAGAGCTACGGAGGAATGTATCAAATTATGTAACAAAGCAACCAAAAAAACCGCATAGGCAGC GCTACTTTCCTTGTGAGGTACCTTTTCTTGATTCCGTTACTTACCTCCAAGAGCCTGAGGATAATGTGAAGCTCGCTCGTTTTTCCTTGAGGTATCTTGAAAGAGAGCAGGGGATCCTTCCTAGTGAAGCACGATTTGGAGGACATCAGACTTTTATGGATAGAGAGAAATCCTTCCATGCAACTAATCAAACTATTCATTGTGGCTTTGTGAGAGGACCTGATGGATTTCCAAGCACTGGGTTTGATTTGGATGAGGAGGATAAAAAGTTTATGAATGCTTGTAAAATTGTTGTATCCTCATGCATCTTTGGGAGCTTTGACTTTTTGAGAAGACCAACTAGCAAATTG ATCAGTGAGTACTCCAAGAAAAATGTTTGCTTTGTTATGTTTGTTGATGCACAAACTCTAGCTAAGCTCTCATCCGAAGGAAATATTCCTGACGAAAGAGGTAACATTGGGTTATGGAGGATAGTTGTTGTGAAGAACTTACCATATGAAGATATGCGGAAAACTGGAAAGGTGCCAAAATTTTTGTCGCATCGCCTTTTCCCGTCTTCTAG GTTTTCTATTTGGGTTGATAGTAAGTTGCGCCTTAATGCTGATCCAATGCTGATCATAGAGTACTTTTTGTGGCGAGCGGGTTCAGAATATGCTATTTCTAATCATTATACTCGTCATTGTGTTTGGGAGGAAGTGCTCCAAAATAAACGGCTAAATAAGTACAATCACTCTGTTATTGACGAGCAGTTCCATTTTTATCAGTCTGATGGTCTAACCAAGTATGACTTGTCAGACCCGGATATTCATCTTCCAAGCT TTGTGCCTGAAGGATCATTCATTGTCAGGGCACATACAGCAATGTCAAACATGTTTTCATGCCTTTGGTTCAATGAAGTTGATCGATTTACATCACGTGATCAGCTGAGCTTTGCATATACGTACTTGAAGTTGAGAAGGCTGAATCCTGACAAACCTTTGTATTTGAATATGTTCAAG GATTGTGAACGCAGAGGAATCACAAAGTTGTTCCATCATAGAACAGAGACGTAG
- the LOC121759615 gene encoding 60S ribosomal protein L34-like, with the protein MVQRLTYRKRHSYATKSNQHRVVKTPGGKLVYQTTKKRASGPKCPVTGKRIQGIPHLRPAEYKRSRLSRNRRTVNRAYGGVLSGGAVRERIIRAFLVEEQKIVKKVLKIQKLKEKVAGKS; encoded by the exons ATGGTGCAGCGGCTCACCTACAGGAAGCGCCACAGCTATGCCACCAAGTCCAACCAGCACCGGGTTGTCAAAACTCCCG GGGGAAAGCTAGTTTACCAGACAACGAAGAAGAGGGCAAGCGGCCCTAAGTGTCCCGTTACTGGAAAGAGAATCCAAGGG ATTCCTCACTTGAGACCTGCTGAGTACAAGAGGTCTAGACTCTCCAGAAACAGGAGGACTGTGAACCGTGCCTATGGTGGTGTTTTGTCTGGTGGTGCTGTTAGAGAAAG GATTATCAGAGCTTTCTTGGTGGAAGAACAAAAGATTGTGAAGAAGGTGTTGAAGATACAGAAGCTAAAGGAAAAGGTTGCTGGCAAGAGCTAA